Within the Salinibacterium sp. TMP30 genome, the region TTATCGCGCAATGCACACCTTCCACGACACCCTCACCGCAGCCCGCGGCAGCATGGTTAACGTTTCCAGCGTTCATGGTGTGCTCTCGTGGGCCGAACAGCCTGCCTACGGTGCGGCCAAGGGCGGCCTGATTTCGCTCACCCGCCAACTTTCACTCGACTATGCACCCCACGTTCGCGTCAACGTCGTACTCCCCGGCTCAATCGAAACCCGCCAGTGGGCTCACCAGAGCAAAGAAGCCTACGAAGCTGCCGAGCGTCAAACAACACTGCAGCGACTCGGCAAGCCCGAAGAGGTCGCCTCCGTCATCCAATTCCTCGCCAGCAAAGGTGCCTCCTACGTCACCGGAGCATCGCTGCTCGTTGATGGCGGCATGACCACCACGCTCGCCAGCTGAGGCTCGCTTCGGCCTTTGCGCCTAAAGGGCGCCGGTAGTTGCCACTGGATGGTACGGCGTCGGAGTACTTTCATATGGACTGACTCTGTGGGGTCGTGCGTCAGTGTGGGTGAGCCATGGTCAGGGTTAGTGGCAGAAGTTGAAGTCGAGGTGTGGGGAGCTTGTCTCGAAGTGTCTTCTCATGGCGTCGATCGCGCCAGCGCGGTCGCCGTTTTGGACTGCGACAGCGATTTCTCGGTGGTTTGATATGGACAGCTCGACTGAGGATCTGGTGCGTGGCCCGATTCGTTCATACATTACCGTGAGTGAATCACTGACGAAGGTGTGTAGTCCTTCGAGAAGTAGTACGAGTGCGCGGTTTCCTGACAGAACGGCCAGGCTGTGGTGGAAGGCAACGTCGGCATTGATGAGCGCCTCGTCGTTGTCAGCGTGTGACATCGCTTCAAGGTGAACGCCCAAGGTCTGAAGTGCTTCTGCGTGATGGATTCCTGATGCTGCTTCGGCGGCTGCCTGTTGCTCTAACGCGGCTCGACAGTGTTGGAACTCGTCCAGGGTGATGCTGTCCTGTCGCATGCGAGTTCGGAAGATCGAATCAAGCACTTCGCTACCGGGGCGGGCAACGACAGACTCTTTTCCTTGCGCGCGTTGTATTATTCCGCGGCCTGAGAGGGTCGATAGAGCCTCTCGGATGACGACAACGCTGACGCCGAATTGTGAAGCGAGTTCGCCAGTAGAAGGGAGGGGGGATCCTACTCCGATCCCTTGCCTTTCGATCATCGCGACCAGCTCGTGAGTGACCTGGTCAGATAGGGAAGATCGCTTGATCATGGACATGCACTCATTCTAGACGAGGACTACTTATAAGAAGATCATCTTGACCACTCATACTAGAAGTAGGTAAGCTCGCTGCATGGCATCGCGTTGGTGGCACCAGTCGTCGAGGTGTGAATCGATCTCAACCATAAACAACTTCTTGATCCGAATCTTGGTTGACAACGGACCGAGACTCAGTCTCGCACAGATCAATACTGACTCTTTCGAAGAAAGTGAAAACTTCCTCCGTCGCACTACAAAGGAAATCAATGAGAGCTCTAGTACTCAGGGAATTTGGCAAGATTGAGGTTGAGCATCGCGAGAAACCTGTTCCGAACTCGGGGGAGATGCTCATCCGTGTGATCGCAACCGGTATCTGTGGATCAGATTTCCACGGGTATACGGGTGAAAACGGTCGACGCCAGCCGGGGCAGGTGATGGGCCACGAGACAGTTGGTCGCATCGAAGCCATCGGAGATGGGCCACAAAGTGATCTAGCCGAAGGTCAGCTGGTGACTTTCAATCCAGTCGTCGTGCCCGAATCCGAAGCTGCCGAATATCTTGGTCGTGAACAGCACTGCGCAAATAAATTCGTTATTGGAGTCGCTCCCACAGTGTCTGCAGGGTTTGCTGACTACGTTGTTGTCCCCGGCCGAAACGTGATTGGGCTACCTGCTTCAATGCCCGCCACTCACGGTGCTCTTGTCGAACCCATTGCTGTCGCGGTTCATGCTGTCCGTCGCGTGTATCGCGACTCGATGAAGAGAGTGTTAGTGGTTGGCGGGGGCCCAATCGGCCAGTCACTAGTGCTCGCGCTGCACATGCATGGCGTTCGAGACATCTACGTAAGCGAGCCATCAATCGAACGACGTGATCTGTGTGAGCGCCTTGGTGCGACCACAATTGACCCGACTGTCTCGTCAGTTGCGGAGACTCTGGCTGCCTCAGGACGCCTTGCCGACACCGCATTTGATGCAGTCGGGATTAGCCGAAGCCTAGATGACGCGCTAAACGCAACGGCATTCGGCGCGAACGTGTGCCTAGTCGGGATGGGATCCCCGCACTTGGACCTAGACGCGTTCAGAGTGAGCACGGAGGAGCGCTCTGTTGTCGGCAGTTTTACCTACTCTGCACAAGACTTTGTAGACGCTGCAGCGTTCGTGGGTGCAGCGCCTCCACATATTGGAGAACTTGTCAGCCTCGAGATCCAACCGGAGCAGGCTGATGCAGCATTTCGCAAACTGGCGGACGGCGATGGGACTCCAGGAAAGATTCTCGTTCGATTTAGCGAATGAGTGACTATCGTTTGCCTAATAATTTGGGAGTAGAGCATTCATGATTGAGTTTCGACGACTGGGCTCTGCGGGGAGCGAGGTGCCAGTACTTCAGATCGACGGCCAAGTGTTCGATCTAAGAAATCTGACGAAGGATCTGGATGCCAATTTCTTTGCCACGGAGGGAATGAATCGCGCGCTTTCGGCGCATGCTGAGGGTGAGCTACCGCTTCTCACAGGCACAAATTCAATGCGAGTTGGAGCTCCGATTGCTCGCCCGGGTGCGGTGCTCTGCATTGGGCAGAACTATGCTGCACACGCGGCCGAGTCAGGGAGCACGCCCCCAGAGGTTCCCATTCTTTTCTTCAAACACCCCAACACCGTTGTGGGGCCTTATGATGATGTCCTAGTTCCCCCTGGGGCTACCCAAGTTGACTGGGAAATTGAGCTTGGTGTTGTCATCGGTAAGAGAGCGCGCTATCTCTCTAGTCCAGAGGTGGCATTGGATTATGTGGCCGGCTACGTCACCAGCAACGACGTCTCCGAGCGCGACTATCAGATTGCGCAATCTGGTGGTCAATGGTCAAAAGGAAAGAGTGCAGAGACGTTCAATCCTCTTGGACCATCTCTAGTTCCTGCAAGAGATATCGACCCGCAAAACCTTCGGTTGTGGTCCTCGGTAAATGGTGAGCCACGGCAAGATTCGAATACCGCGGACATGATCTTCAGCGTGGCGTATATCGTCTACCACCTCTCCCAGTACCTTGTGCTCGAACCCGGAGATCTCATTAATACGGGTACCCCCGAGGGTGTCGGGCTCTCTGGACGGTTTCCCTATCTCGTAGCTGGGGATGTTATGGAAGTCGGGATTGACGGGGTCGGGGCGCAGCGGCAGAGTTTGGTTCCGGCAGTAACGGGCCTGGTGGGTAACTCGTGAAGGTATTTTTCGGGGAGCGTATCCGAATCGCATCCCACAATTTCGTCGATCAGCGTCTGGCCGTCAAGG harbors:
- a CDS encoding FCD domain-containing protein, with the translated sequence MSMIKRSSLSDQVTHELVAMIERQGIGVGSPLPSTGELASQFGVSVVVIREALSTLSGRGIIQRAQGKESVVARPGSEVLDSIFRTRMRQDSITLDEFQHCRAALEQQAAAEAASGIHHAEALQTLGVHLEAMSHADNDEALINADVAFHHSLAVLSGNRALVLLLEGLHTFVSDSLTVMYERIGPRTRSSVELSISNHREIAVAVQNGDRAGAIDAMRRHFETSSPHLDFNFCH
- a CDS encoding alcohol dehydrogenase catalytic domain-containing protein, whose amino-acid sequence is MRALVLREFGKIEVEHREKPVPNSGEMLIRVIATGICGSDFHGYTGENGRRQPGQVMGHETVGRIEAIGDGPQSDLAEGQLVTFNPVVVPESEAAEYLGREQHCANKFVIGVAPTVSAGFADYVVVPGRNVIGLPASMPATHGALVEPIAVAVHAVRRVYRDSMKRVLVVGGGPIGQSLVLALHMHGVRDIYVSEPSIERRDLCERLGATTIDPTVSSVAETLAASGRLADTAFDAVGISRSLDDALNATAFGANVCLVGMGSPHLDLDAFRVSTEERSVVGSFTYSAQDFVDAAAFVGAAPPHIGELVSLEIQPEQADAAFRKLADGDGTPGKILVRFSE
- a CDS encoding fumarylacetoacetate hydrolase family protein, with the translated sequence MEFRRLGSAGSEVPVLQIDGQVFDLRNLTKDLDANFFATEGMNRALSAHAEGELPLLTGTNSMRVGAPIARPGAVLCIGQNYAAHAAESGSTPPEVPILFFKHPNTVVGPYDDVLVPPGATQVDWEIELGVVIGKRARYLSSPEVALDYVAGYVTSNDVSERDYQIAQSGGQWSKGKSAETFNPLGPSLVPARDIDPQNLRLWSSVNGEPRQDSNTADMIFSVAYIVYHLSQYLVLEPGDLINTGTPEGVGLSGRFPYLVAGDVMEVGIDGVGAQRQSLVPAVTGLVGNS